The sequence tttttttttttttgagagAGAGTCTTGGCTGCAGTTAGCTACGTACACTGAAGAAGGAGGATTAAGGGGGAAATGAATCTCTCCCATCCTCCCATGATCTCTGTTCACCCAATCAGTCAGCCCTAAAGCCGTAGGAGCTACGCACAAGCCGGCCGTGACCGTCGTAAAGTTCTGCGAGTAGCTATGCAGGTCATACCCGAACCGGACCGCGCTTCGCCTGGGCCGCGCCGCGCGTCTTCTCCAGGAGCACCTCAACCTCGATAGCATCAGCTGCCTCACCGCCGCAGCCGACCGGCTGCTGCCGCCGGTGTACAGCAGGCCGAGTAGAAACGCCATGATCGCCTCACACACCAGTTGCTCCGATCGAGCTATATCTATCTATTTATCTCTCTCTGTGCTGCAGCTAGCTAGCTGTGATCGATCTTGTGCAAAACAAAACCTCCCATATGCTGCGCTTTATAAGCTCCGATGGGGGTCGGACTTGGCCCCTGGGAGACGTCGTCGATCGGTCAGTCAGACGCACCACTAGTGTGGAAGAATTTAAGCTAGAACCAAGCAAACACTACTTAAGGATACACCTCTTCTTCCATAATTAAGCTAGCCTTTTTAGTTGTGAAAGGATTTAAGATACCTAAGAAAAGAAATAAACTAGGCTAATCTAAAATTTATGGTAACAGTTAAGACGTACGTAGAGTTAGTGACGATATAATCTAGATCATTGATTGCTAATTTTTCTCTGTCCGTTTAGGAAGATCATGTGCGCGCACGAACCCGCTCCGGCTCTCCGTCACATGGTTGGCCAGTCTGGAAATTAACATGATGGGCCTCACATTGTCGCTTTCACGGCCCTCTTTCCAAATCCAGGCCCAACTACAACACTTCTCTCTTCTTAGAAGGAACAGATTCATCGAGCCAGCGCAAACCCTAGCCGGCCTCTTCTCCTCGCGCCGCCGCCATGTCGAAGCGCGGTACGTACGCTCCGGTCCCCCATTCGCTTCGGACGATCCGACTCGTTTTTCTGTTCCTTCCCTCGCTTACCGGCGAACTCAGCCCGCTTCTGCGTCGAAATGGATGAACTGCCGCAGGGAGGGGAGGGACGGCGGGGAACAAGTTCCGCATGTCGCTGGGTCTCCCCGTCGCAGCGACCGTGAACTGCGCGGACAATACAGGCGCCAAGAACCTCTACATCATCTCCGTCAAGGGCATCAAGGGTAGGCTCAACCGCCTGCCGTCCGCCTGCGTCGGCGACATGGTCATGGCCACCGTCAAGAAGGGTAAGCCCGACCTCAGGAAGAAGGTCATGCCCGCCGTCATCGTCCGCCAGCGCAAGCTGTGGCGCCGCAAGGACGGAGTCTACATGTACTTCGAAGGTAACTGTCGCCACTTTCCCTAGTACTACAACGCCGGACCTCGATGTACACAACCCAGTCCGTTTTGGTGTATTGCTTGACGCTATGCGTCTGTTTTGTCATCTAGCTTGTAGTGTTGCTGTTGCTTGTAGCGTATTGCGTTGTCCGACGCTGACCATGTGTTTGAATCTCTGCCTTA is a genomic window of Zea mays cultivar B73 chromosome 5, Zm-B73-REFERENCE-NAM-5.0, whole genome shotgun sequence containing:
- the LOC100272919 gene encoding 60S ribosomal protein L23-like — protein: MSKRGRGGTAGNKFRMSLGLPVAATVNCADNTGAKNLYIISVKGIKGRLNRLPSACVGDMVMATVKKGKPDLRKKVMPAVIVRQRKLWRRKDGVYMYFEDNAGVIVNPKGEMKGSAITGPIGKECADLWPRIASAANAIV